Below is a genomic region from Gillisia sp. Hel_I_86.
GGGTTTCAAATAATCCATCCAAATTTTCTGTCCTTCCCATTCGTAACCTGTAGGGGAGGCATTATTTAGGTACTTTTCGAGGAATTCCATCGATTTTTTGTCAAGCAGATCTTTCTTTGTCATAGTATATTTTAATTGTTTTTTGATTTACTACTTTTCCAAAGTATGGGAAATTAGTAATAATCCTAGTATAAGCTAAAAAGAGCTTGTATACCTAATATTTAGCACGAATTTAATAAGAATAAAATTTTCTACAAGGGCAATAATTGTAAATTTGGAATGGTTTTAGTAAATGGTATCCAAAATTAAAAAGATTGAAATTTAAGCTAACATATATTTTCTTTTTTCTTCTGTTGAATGCATGGAGCCAAATCAATGTTCCAGAGCAGGACACTATTCAGCAAGACACTGTTCAAAGAGAATACTTTATTGTGATGGGGGATACTATTGTTCGGGAAACGATAGATTTAGATGAGGTGCTTATTTTAGGAAGGCTTAAGTTTGGTTCAGATCAGGCGAGAAGGCGTTACCTTATATTAAGGAGAAAAACCAGAAAAGTATATCCCTATGCAAAATTGGCCTCAGAAAGGTTATTGGAGCTGGAATCCAGATTGGATCAAATTAAATCCAAACGAGATAGAAAGAGGTATACTAAAATAGTACAAAATTATATCGATGATCAATTTTCGGCTGAACTTAAAAAATTGACCCGCACCGAGGGTCAAATATTAGTGAAGCTCATTCATAGACAAACTGGCGAGACGGCTTTCGAGCTTATCAAAGAGCTAAAGAGTGGTTGGCGCGCTTTCTGGTATAATTCCACGGCCAGTTTATTCGATATATCATTAAAAGAAGAGTACCATCCAGAATCCAATCAGGAAGACTATTTAATAGAAGATATCCTTCAGCGCTCTTTTCAATCTAAAATATTAGAGCCCCAACCCAGTGTACTGGATTTTAATTTCCATGAGCTTACCAATAAATGGACAGCCGGTAGGTAGTTTGTTGTTATTTCTCAAGTTTTTTTTGGGCGTTCCCCCTCGCTTTGCTCGGGGGCCGGGCTTTACGCTTGTAGTCCCAATTCCACGATGTTCCATTGGGAGCTACCGCTCCAATCCCTAACGCGGGCATCATTGATGCCTTTTATTACAAAAGCACACATAGATTAATAAAAAATAATCCTTTGTTAACTCCCGAGCGTTCAAAGGCTTACCGGGGGATGAAATTTATTTTAAAAAATAGTTGAACAAAAGCTTGTGGTTAAGAAAAAAGAGGGTGTATATTTGCAGCCGCTAAGCGATCAACGAGTAGTTGGTTTGGGAGGCAAAGTTCTTTGGTTGACGTGGGTTTAGAGCGGTTTTGGCGGTTAAAATTCAACTAAAAAAAAGTTTAAAATAAGTTTGCGGGATAAAAATTAAAGTTGGTATATTTGCAGCCGCGTTTAGCGCTACAATACGTTCCTTGATCAGTGATGATATGATGTAAGATTTGAGGATAAATTTTATCAAAAAGTTTAACCAAAAAAAACTTCAAAAAAGTTTTGGTCGGTAAAGAAAAAGCATTGTATATTTGCAGCCGCTTTGAGCGGGATCAAAAGTTCACGAAAAGTTATTGAAAAGAGGTCCCTGGGCTAGGGCGGTTAAGAAGAGGTTCGACTCCTTTTGTTTCGACAAGAAGTTCCCATAATCCTTCCCTTAGGGAAGATGCCCGCAAGGGCAGATGGGAGAAATGTTCATTGATATATTGAATTGACAGCGCGTTTCAATGTTGTCCGCAAGGACGGCAGAAGAAACCAAAAGAAAAGAATTAAGACTAGAAGAATATTTTGAGTGATTGGTTTCTCTTCGGAGGAGCTAATGAAACAGGCCTTGTAATTGTTGCAACATTTAAAAATCAACGATGAAGAGTTTGATCCTGGCTCAGGATGAACGCTAGCGGCAGGCTTAACACATGCAAGTCGAGGGGCAGCGGTCCCGCTTTCGGGCGGGAGCCGGCGACCGGCGCACGGGTGCGTAACGCGTATACAATCTACCTTGTAGAGGGGAATAGCCCAGAGAAATTTGGATTAATGCCCCATGGTATTATAGGACAGCATTGTTTTATAATTAAACATTCATGGCTACAAGATGAGTATGCGTTCTATTAGTTGGTAGGTAAGGTAACGGCTTACCTAGACTTCGATAGATAGGGGTCCTGAGAGGGAGATCCCCCACACTGGTACTGAGACACGGACCAGACTCCTACGGGAGGCAGCAGTGAGGAATATTGGACAATGGGCGGGAGCCTGATCCAGCCATGCCGCGTGCAGGAAGACGGCCCTATGGGTTGTAAACTGCTTTTATAGAGGAAGAAACACCCCTACGTGTAGGGGCTTGACGGTACTCTACGAATAAGGATCGGCTAACTCCGTGCCAGCAGCCGCGGTAATACGGAGGATCCAAGCGTTATCCGGAATCATTGGGTTTAAAGGGTCCGTAGGCGGGACGATCAGTCAGCGGTGAAAGTCTGTGGCTCAACCATAGAATTGCCATTGATACTGTTGTTCTTGAATACTTATGAAGTGGTTGGAATATGTAGTGTAGCGGTGAAATGCATAGATATTACATAGAACACCGATTGCGAAGGCAGATCACTAATAAGTCATTGACGCTGATGGACGAAAGCGTGGGTAGCGAACAGGATTAGATACCCTGGTAGTCCACGCCGTAAACGATGGTTACTAGCTGTTCGGGAGCAATCCTGAGTGGCTAAGCGAAAGTGATAAGTAACCCACCTGGGGAGTACGTTCGCAAGAATGAAACTCAAAGGAATTGACGGGGGCCCGCACAAGCGGTGGAGCATGTGGTTTAATTCGATGATACGCGAGGAACCTTACCAGGGCTTAAATGTAGGTTGACAGGGGTGGAAACACCTTTTCCTTCGGGCAATTTACAAGGTGCTGCATGGTTGTCGTCAGCTCGTGCCGTGAGGTGTCAGGTTAAGTCCTATAACGAGCGCAACCCCTGTTGTTAGTTGCCAGCGAGTCAAGTCGGGAACTCTAACAAGACTGCCAGTGCAAACTGTGAGGAAGGTGGGGATGACGTCAAATCATCACGGCCCTTACGTCCTGGGCCACACACGTGCTACAATGGTAGGGACAGAGAGCAGCCACTTCGCGAGAAGGAGCGAATCTACAAACCCTATCACAGTTCGGATCGGAGTCTGCAACTCGACTCCGTGAAGCTGGAATCGCTAGTAATCGCATATCAGCCATGATGCGGTGAATACGTTCCCGGGCCTTGTACACACCGCCCGTCAAGCCATGGAAGCTGGGGGTACCTGAAGTCGGTCACCGCAAGGAGCCGCCTAGGGTAAAACTGGTAACTGGGGCTAAGTCGTAACAAGGTAGCCGTACCGGAAGGTGCGGCTGGAACACCTCCTTTCTAGAGATTTTGCCGTTTTAAAAGGCAAGACGCAATTACATCAAAAAGGTTCTCAAGAGGTCCTTTTGGTCTTGATTCCTGTCAATTTAATTATATTATAATAGTAAAAAGTGAAATGTGAAGAGTGAATGGTATTACTTGAAACTTGTCATTTTAAACTTGAAACTGTTAAAGATGCAGTCTCATAGCTCAGCTGGTTAGAGCGCTACACTGATAATGTAGAGGTCGGCAGTTCGAGTCTGCCTGAGACTACTTTTTAATTCTGAATTCGGAGTTTTGAATTCAAAATTGAACATGTTCATTACAATACTGGGAAATTTTAGAAGTTGAGAATTCTAATCATTTTAAATTCTGAATTCAAGATTTTGAATTTCTTTAAAA
It encodes:
- a CDS encoding DUF4294 domain-containing protein, whose product is MKFKLTYIFFFLLLNAWSQINVPEQDTIQQDTVQREYFIVMGDTIVRETIDLDEVLILGRLKFGSDQARRRYLILRRKTRKVYPYAKLASERLLELESRLDQIKSKRDRKRYTKIVQNYIDDQFSAELKKLTRTEGQILVKLIHRQTGETAFELIKELKSGWRAFWYNSTASLFDISLKEEYHPESNQEDYLIEDILQRSFQSKILEPQPSVLDFNFHELTNKWTAGR